One genomic segment of Hymenobacter psoromatis includes these proteins:
- a CDS encoding urease accessory protein UreD: MPTPPLLPKAAQSELLRALPDTQPWSALTVAQVREQSRLVASRSLQPLKIINPKSPGPACHAVLASYGGGLVAGDRIALRVRCEADSRLLLTTQANTRIFKSIDGSQAEQLTEGHLAENALAVVLPDPLVPQAASRYRQAQHWHLAPTATLLLADWWHAGRTDAGEAFAFTTFATELRVSVAGRLALLDRFALRPEEHLATSPATFGAYRSALSIYLVGPPGGARFRQLAAALHRLPPPGQTELHATLAGRPYVVAVSQARGNVVLVRSLGISRLALEPVYQAVSAALVEEELLGFSPLQRKY, translated from the coding sequence ATGCCTACCCCCCCTCTTTTACCCAAGGCGGCCCAAAGCGAACTCCTTCGGGCCCTACCCGACACCCAGCCGTGGAGCGCGCTAACGGTAGCGCAAGTGCGGGAGCAGTCGCGCCTGGTGGCCAGCCGCAGCTTGCAGCCACTCAAGATTATCAACCCCAAATCGCCCGGCCCGGCCTGCCACGCCGTGCTGGCCAGCTACGGCGGCGGCTTGGTGGCCGGCGACCGCATCGCGCTGCGCGTGCGCTGCGAAGCCGATAGCCGCCTGCTGCTCACCACCCAGGCTAATACCCGCATTTTCAAATCAATAGACGGCAGCCAGGCCGAGCAGCTTACCGAAGGCCACCTGGCCGAAAACGCCCTGGCCGTGGTGCTGCCCGACCCCCTGGTGCCCCAGGCCGCCAGCCGCTACCGCCAGGCCCAGCACTGGCACCTGGCCCCCACGGCCACTCTGCTGCTGGCCGACTGGTGGCACGCCGGCCGCACCGACGCGGGCGAGGCGTTCGCCTTCACCACCTTCGCCACCGAGCTGCGGGTGAGCGTGGCCGGTCGCTTGGCGTTGCTCGACCGCTTCGCCCTGCGGCCCGAGGAGCATTTAGCGACCTCGCCGGCCACGTTCGGGGCCTATCGTTCGGCCTTGTCCATTTACCTGGTCGGCCCGCCCGGCGGGGCGCGCTTTCGGCAACTGGCCGCCGCCCTGCACCGCCTACCTCCCCCCGGCCAGACCGAGCTGCACGCCACCCTGGCCGGCCGCCCCTACGTGGTGGCCGTGAGCCAGGCGCGTGGAAACGTAGTGTTGGTGCGGTCGCTGGGTATATCGCGGCTTGCTTTGGAGCCGGTATACCAAGCCGTGTCGGCGGCGCTGGTTGAAGAGGAGCTGTTGGGGTTCAGTCCTTTGCAGCGGAAGTATTGA
- a CDS encoding DUF6960 family protein, translating into MPRPRPVVFGLYAWSPEYGYRYLHPANRRSFELLEPVGKVFEKVSDLDDDSEWITLRYDEQQFLVRGELFKELYNKPLFGFGDLVQEVRPTPGQPAHQGLISDIYWSESQDCATFQLVERKRKLARIFEPDELRHAE; encoded by the coding sequence ATGCCCCGTCCGCGTCCCGTCGTTTTTGGTCTTTATGCTTGGTCGCCCGAGTACGGTTACCGCTACCTGCACCCTGCCAACCGGCGCTCGTTTGAGCTGCTGGAGCCGGTGGGCAAGGTTTTTGAAAAAGTGAGCGACCTCGACGACGATAGCGAGTGGATAACCCTGCGCTACGACGAGCAGCAGTTTCTGGTGCGGGGCGAGCTGTTCAAAGAGCTCTATAATAAGCCACTCTTCGGCTTCGGTGATTTGGTACAGGAAGTACGCCCTACCCCCGGCCAGCCCGCGCACCAGGGCCTCATCTCCGATATTTATTGGAGTGAAAGCCAGGACTGCGCCACCTTCCAGCTAGTCGAGCGCAAGCGCAAGCTGGCCCGTATTTTCGAGCCCGATGAGCTGCGCCACGCCGAGTAG
- a CDS encoding alpha-amylase family glycosyl hydrolase, giving the protein MPTPTPSKAKPAAPKKPASLKKPTTPPAAAPVREGFGALPHPGGTTFRVWAPAASAVSVMGTFNDWDKNSHPLRAEQDGNWAADLPGVKPGDGYKFVLQTPTGELTRNDPYARAVTNSAGHSLVFDTYDFDWEEDNFQMPAWNDLVIYELHVGTFNVPEAGKPGTFRDVIARLDYLRDLGINCIEIMPATEFPGAYSWGYNPSNPFALESDYGGAEAFRELVKAAHQRGIAVVLDVVYNHFGPGDLDLWQFDGWQENDGGGIYFYNDWRGETPWGHNRPDYGRPEVRRYILDNALMWLEDYHCDGLRMDAIAFIRNVHGEEDPGADLPDGWSLMRWVNEEIKSRQPWKITIAEDLRSNPAITGATEQGGEGFSAQWSASFIYPVHEALTTPNDADRDMHAVAGAICTTYNGDAFQRIIYTESHDEVANGKSRLPEEIGGGDVENYFAKKRTVLGAALVLTSRGIPMLFQGQEFLMPGSFNDTEPLEWDWAEAHQGLTQLYRDLIALRRDQHGVTPGLRGQGCRVFHVNNTDKVIAFARWDDHPDNAVVVLVNFANRTYDNYTIGLPTGGEWKVRFNSNWDGYDADFKNFPSYGTEAQGGDYDDYPQHGSFALGRYAVVVLSR; this is encoded by the coding sequence ATGCCTACCCCTACCCCCTCCAAAGCCAAGCCAGCCGCTCCGAAAAAGCCGGCTTCCCTCAAAAAACCCACTACCCCACCGGCCGCCGCGCCCGTGCGCGAGGGCTTCGGGGCCCTACCCCACCCCGGCGGCACCACCTTCCGGGTGTGGGCCCCGGCCGCCAGCGCCGTGTCGGTGATGGGCACCTTCAACGATTGGGATAAAAACAGCCACCCGCTGCGCGCGGAGCAAGATGGCAACTGGGCCGCCGACCTGCCCGGCGTGAAGCCTGGCGACGGCTATAAATTTGTGCTGCAAACGCCCACCGGCGAGCTGACCCGCAACGACCCCTACGCCCGCGCCGTCACCAACTCGGCGGGCCACTCGCTGGTCTTCGATACCTATGATTTTGACTGGGAAGAAGATAATTTTCAGATGCCGGCCTGGAACGACCTTGTTATCTACGAGCTGCACGTGGGTACTTTTAACGTGCCGGAGGCGGGCAAGCCCGGCACTTTTCGCGACGTGATAGCGCGGCTGGACTACCTGCGCGACCTGGGCATCAATTGCATCGAAATAATGCCAGCCACTGAGTTTCCGGGGGCTTACTCGTGGGGCTACAACCCCTCAAATCCTTTCGCGCTGGAAAGCGATTATGGCGGCGCGGAGGCGTTTCGAGAGTTGGTGAAAGCGGCCCACCAGCGCGGCATTGCGGTAGTGCTCGATGTGGTGTACAACCACTTTGGGCCGGGCGACCTCGATTTGTGGCAGTTTGATGGGTGGCAGGAAAACGATGGGGGCGGCATTTATTTTTACAACGACTGGCGGGGCGAAACGCCCTGGGGCCACAACCGCCCCGACTACGGCCGCCCCGAGGTGCGCCGCTACATCCTGGATAATGCCCTGATGTGGCTCGAAGACTACCACTGCGACGGCCTGCGCATGGACGCCATCGCCTTTATCCGCAACGTGCACGGCGAGGAAGACCCTGGCGCGGACCTGCCCGACGGCTGGAGCCTGATGCGCTGGGTGAACGAGGAAATAAAATCCCGCCAGCCCTGGAAAATCACCATCGCCGAGGACCTGCGCTCGAACCCCGCCATCACGGGGGCTACGGAGCAGGGCGGCGAAGGCTTTTCGGCGCAGTGGTCGGCCTCGTTCATTTATCCCGTGCACGAGGCCCTGACGACGCCCAATGATGCCGACCGCGACATGCACGCCGTGGCTGGTGCCATTTGCACGACGTATAATGGCGATGCTTTTCAGCGCATTATTTACACCGAAAGCCACGACGAGGTAGCCAATGGCAAAAGCCGCCTACCCGAAGAAATCGGGGGCGGCGACGTGGAAAACTATTTCGCCAAAAAACGCACCGTGCTGGGCGCGGCGCTGGTACTCACTTCGCGCGGCATTCCGATGCTGTTTCAGGGCCAGGAATTTCTGATGCCTGGCTCGTTCAACGACACCGAGCCGCTAGAATGGGACTGGGCCGAGGCGCACCAGGGTCTCACGCAGCTTTACCGCGACCTTATTGCGTTGCGGCGCGACCAGCACGGCGTAACGCCCGGCCTGCGCGGCCAGGGCTGCCGGGTGTTTCACGTCAACAATACGGACAAAGTAATCGCCTTCGCCCGTTGGGATGACCACCCCGACAACGCAGTTGTCGTGCTCGTCAACTTCGCTAATCGCACCTATGATAACTACACCATCGGCCTACCCACTGGCGGCGAGTGGAAGGTGCGCTTCAACTCGAACTGGGACGGGTATGATGCTGATTTCAAGAATTTCCCCAGCTACGGCACCGAAGCCCAAGGCGGCGACTACGACGACTACCCTCAGCACGGCAGCTTTGCGCTGGGGCGCTATGCGGTAGTGGTGCTGTCGCGGTAA
- a CDS encoding Imm53 family immunity protein produces the protein MNISDLITRLQDWYEINYNGDWEHNSGLSLTTLDNPGWHLILSLQDTTLENIEFDRQYQSTSFEYG, from the coding sequence ATAAATATAAGTGATTTAATTACCCGGCTACAAGATTGGTATGAGATTAATTATAACGGTGACTGGGAACACAATAGCGGACTGTCATTAACTACGCTTGATAATCCTGGTTGGCATCTTATTTTAAGCTTGCAAGATACTACACTTGAAAATATCGAATTCGACAGGCAATATCAAAGCACTAGTTTTGAATATGGTTAG
- the gltB gene encoding glutamate synthase large subunit — protein MTTPTLYRPEFEHDSCGTGFITSIDGRKSHQMVADALTMLANMEHRGACGCDADSGDGAGVLLQLPHWFLLEECVKHGIRLPEPGDYGVGMMFFPKKEKLREACKQIIAGAAARLGISVLGYRPVPVRTAGIGVTALSAEPVIEQLFLGRPAGLATDADFERKLYVFRRLIVNTLQKEVPTAMEAFYFASLSCRTIVYKGQLTTFQVGMYYPDLSDERVTSAFGLVHSRFSTNTMPSWRLAQPFRYLAHNGEINTLRGNLNWFFAGLPTYASPYFSAEEMQMILPVIDPWQSDSACLDNIVELLLHCGRSLPHVMMMLVPEAWDGNEQMDPLKKAFYEFHATFMAPWDGPAALNFTDGTLVGAMLDRNGLRPLRYAITNDGRVLVASEAGVLPLAPESIIKKGRLQPGKMFVVDTKAGRILTDREIKAQAAGQQDYGRWLEDYQIQMEDLPEPRLTFTDLGPEAVMKYQQAFGYTREDLETILAPMALEAKEPIGSMGVDVPLAVLSDQPQHLSSYFKQFFAQVTNPPIDPIRERLVMSLATFIGNNGNILDEDPRHCHCVAAKQPVLSNRELEKLRSIDTGSFQAKTLQTYFKADGKPGALQRGLERLCRYAEDAVHDGFEVLILSDRAMDSEHAPIPSLLAVSAVHHHLIKSGKRGSVGLVVEAGDVWEVHHFACLLSFGATAVNPYLALATIQTRHAAGLLGNNLPAEKLAYNYIKAVCDGLLKIFSKMGISTLQSYHGAQVFEILGLNQSVVDQYFTGAVTRIQGLGLDEIARETLYKHHHGYKQESTVGPELLDTGGVYQWRRKGEAHMFNPETVHLLQHATRTGNYQTYKKYAQLLNDHPNQLFTIRGLLGFAKHRPSIALEEVEPAENIMKRFATGAMSFGSISHEAHSTLAIAMNRIGGKSNTGEGGEDPLRYEVMENGDSMRSAIKQIASARFGVTAHYLTNADELQIKMAQGAKPGEGGQLPGHKVDEWIAKVRHATPGVGLISPPPHHDIYSIEDLAQLIFDLKNANRAARINVKLVSKAGVGTIAAGVAKAHADVILISGYDGGTGASPLSSIRHAGLPWELGLAEAQQTLLRSQLRSRVVLQADGQMKTGRDLAVAALLGAEEFGVATAALIAGGCIMMRKCHLNTCPVGVATQDPELRKLFSGKPEHIVNLFRFLAEELREIMAELGFRTLNEMVGRSEFLKVNPEAGHWKAKLIDLSAVLTPAPNISGGTLYNSESQDHGISDVLDWQLLEHAQAALERQEVVTAAFEVKNTDRTIGTLLSNEIAKRYHAAGLPADTIRYKFTGSAGQSFGAFSVSGLTFKLEGEANDYVGKGLSGARLAIFPPAASTFTPENNILIGNVALYGATSGELYVRGKAGERFAVRNSGATAVVEGVGDHGCEYMTGGRVLVLGRTGRNFAAGMSGGLAWVYDPEGRFPVNCNPDMVALEGLTETDEAEIQTLLKQHVELTGSHLANFLLGNWEEEAGRFVKVFPLEYKRVLVGKVAAA, from the coding sequence ATGACTACGCCCACCCTTTACCGGCCCGAGTTTGAGCACGACTCCTGCGGGACGGGCTTTATCACGTCCATCGACGGGCGCAAGAGCCACCAGATGGTGGCCGATGCCCTCACCATGCTCGCCAATATGGAGCACCGCGGGGCCTGCGGCTGCGATGCCGACTCGGGCGACGGGGCGGGCGTGCTCCTTCAGCTACCGCACTGGTTTTTGCTGGAGGAATGCGTGAAGCACGGCATCCGGCTGCCCGAGCCGGGTGACTATGGCGTGGGCATGATGTTTTTTCCGAAGAAGGAAAAGCTGCGCGAAGCCTGCAAGCAGATTATTGCCGGGGCGGCGGCGCGGCTAGGCATCTCTGTGCTGGGCTACCGGCCGGTACCGGTGCGCACGGCGGGCATCGGCGTCACAGCACTATCGGCCGAGCCGGTAATTGAGCAGCTGTTTCTAGGCCGGCCGGCGGGGCTGGCCACGGATGCCGACTTCGAGCGCAAGCTGTACGTGTTTCGGCGATTGATTGTCAACACCTTGCAGAAAGAAGTGCCGACGGCGATGGAAGCATTTTATTTCGCCTCCCTCTCGTGCCGCACCATCGTATATAAGGGGCAGCTGACCACATTCCAGGTGGGTATGTACTACCCTGACCTCAGCGACGAGCGCGTAACGTCGGCTTTTGGGCTGGTGCATTCGCGCTTTTCGACCAATACTATGCCCTCGTGGCGCTTGGCCCAGCCCTTTCGCTACCTAGCTCATAATGGGGAGATTAACACGCTGCGCGGCAACTTGAACTGGTTTTTTGCGGGCCTGCCCACCTACGCTTCGCCCTACTTTTCGGCCGAGGAGATGCAGATGATACTGCCCGTGATTGACCCTTGGCAGTCGGACTCGGCCTGCCTTGACAACATCGTGGAACTACTGCTGCACTGCGGGCGGTCCCTACCCCATGTAATGATGATGCTGGTGCCCGAAGCCTGGGACGGCAACGAGCAGATGGACCCGCTCAAAAAGGCGTTCTACGAGTTCCACGCCACCTTTATGGCTCCCTGGGACGGTCCAGCGGCGCTTAATTTCACCGATGGCACGCTGGTGGGTGCCATGCTCGACCGCAACGGCCTGCGCCCGCTGCGCTACGCCATCACCAATGATGGGCGCGTGCTGGTAGCCTCCGAGGCGGGCGTGCTACCCCTGGCCCCTGAGAGCATCATTAAGAAAGGCCGCTTGCAGCCGGGCAAGATGTTCGTGGTGGATACCAAGGCCGGCCGCATCCTCACTGACCGCGAGATTAAAGCGCAAGCAGCTGGCCAGCAAGACTATGGCCGCTGGCTGGAGGATTACCAGATTCAGATGGAGGACCTGCCCGAGCCGCGCCTCACCTTCACCGACCTCGGCCCCGAGGCCGTGATGAAGTACCAGCAGGCCTTCGGCTACACGCGTGAGGACCTCGAAACCATCCTGGCCCCGATGGCGCTAGAGGCCAAGGAGCCCATCGGCTCAATGGGCGTGGACGTGCCGCTGGCCGTGCTTTCGGACCAGCCGCAGCACCTAAGCAGCTACTTCAAGCAGTTTTTCGCGCAGGTAACCAACCCGCCCATCGACCCCATCCGGGAGCGGCTGGTGATGAGCCTGGCCACGTTTATTGGCAACAACGGCAACATCCTGGATGAGGACCCGCGCCACTGCCACTGCGTGGCCGCCAAGCAGCCCGTTTTAAGCAATCGCGAGCTGGAAAAGCTGCGCAGCATCGACACTGGCTCGTTTCAGGCCAAGACCCTGCAAACCTACTTCAAGGCCGATGGCAAGCCAGGGGCGTTGCAACGGGGGCTGGAGCGCCTGTGCCGCTACGCCGAAGACGCGGTGCACGACGGCTTTGAGGTGCTGATTCTCTCCGACCGGGCAATGGACTCGGAGCACGCGCCCATTCCGTCGCTGCTGGCGGTGTCGGCGGTGCATCACCACCTCATTAAGAGTGGCAAGCGCGGTTCGGTGGGCCTGGTGGTGGAGGCCGGCGACGTGTGGGAAGTGCATCATTTCGCCTGTTTGCTGTCGTTTGGAGCCACGGCCGTGAACCCCTACCTGGCGCTGGCCACCATCCAGACGCGCCACGCGGCCGGCTTATTGGGCAATAACCTGCCTGCCGAAAAGCTGGCTTACAACTACATCAAGGCGGTGTGCGATGGGTTGCTGAAGATTTTCTCGAAGATGGGCATCTCAACTTTACAGTCGTACCACGGCGCGCAGGTATTTGAGATTCTGGGGCTTAACCAAAGCGTGGTGGACCAGTATTTTACTGGTGCCGTGACCCGGATTCAGGGCCTGGGGCTGGATGAGATTGCCCGCGAAACCCTCTACAAGCACCACCACGGCTACAAGCAGGAAAGCACCGTGGGGCCCGAGCTGCTCGATACGGGCGGCGTGTACCAGTGGCGGCGCAAGGGCGAGGCGCACATGTTCAATCCCGAAACGGTGCACCTGCTGCAACACGCTACCCGCACCGGTAACTATCAGACGTACAAGAAGTACGCCCAGCTGCTCAACGACCATCCCAACCAGCTCTTCACCATTCGAGGGCTGCTAGGCTTTGCCAAGCACCGGCCTAGCATTGCGCTGGAAGAAGTGGAACCGGCCGAGAATATCATGAAGCGCTTTGCCACCGGCGCGATGTCGTTTGGCTCGATTTCGCACGAGGCGCACAGCACGCTGGCCATCGCCATGAACCGCATCGGCGGCAAGAGCAACACCGGCGAGGGCGGCGAGGACCCGCTGCGCTACGAAGTCATGGAAAACGGCGATTCCATGCGCTCGGCCATCAAGCAAATCGCCTCGGCCCGCTTCGGCGTGACGGCCCACTACCTGACCAATGCCGACGAGCTGCAAATCAAGATGGCGCAGGGCGCGAAGCCCGGCGAAGGTGGCCAACTTCCTGGCCACAAGGTCGATGAGTGGATTGCCAAGGTGCGGCACGCCACACCGGGGGTAGGGCTCATCTCGCCGCCGCCCCACCACGACATCTACTCCATCGAGGATTTGGCGCAGCTGATTTTTGACCTCAAAAACGCCAACCGCGCCGCCCGCATCAACGTGAAGCTGGTGAGCAAGGCGGGGGTAGGGACGATTGCGGCGGGCGTGGCCAAGGCCCACGCCGACGTGATTCTCATCTCGGGCTACGACGGCGGCACGGGTGCCTCGCCGCTCAGCAGCATCCGCCACGCCGGCCTGCCCTGGGAGTTGGGCCTGGCTGAAGCGCAGCAAACGCTGCTCCGCAGCCAGCTTCGCAGCCGCGTGGTGCTGCAAGCCGATGGCCAGATGAAAACCGGCCGCGACCTGGCCGTGGCCGCCCTGCTGGGCGCCGAAGAATTTGGCGTGGCCACGGCCGCTCTCATCGCGGGCGGCTGCATCATGATGCGCAAGTGCCACCTCAACACCTGCCCCGTGGGCGTGGCCACCCAAGACCCCGAGCTACGTAAGTTGTTCAGCGGCAAGCCCGAGCACATCGTCAACCTCTTCCGCTTTCTGGCCGAGGAGCTGCGCGAAATCATGGCCGAGCTGGGCTTCCGCACGTTGAACGAGATGGTGGGCCGCAGCGAATTCCTGAAAGTGAACCCCGAAGCCGGCCACTGGAAGGCCAAGCTCATTGACCTCAGCGCGGTGCTGACGCCCGCCCCCAACATCTCGGGTGGCACGCTCTACAACAGCGAAAGCCAGGACCACGGCATCAGCGACGTGCTCGACTGGCAACTGCTGGAGCACGCGCAAGCCGCGCTGGAGCGGCAGGAAGTCGTGACGGCCGCGTTCGAGGTGAAGAACACTGACCGCACCATCGGTACGCTGCTCTCCAACGAGATTGCCAAGCGCTACCACGCCGCCGGCTTGCCCGCCGATACCATCCGCTACAAGTTCACCGGCTCGGCTGGGCAGAGCTTCGGCGCGTTCTCAGTTAGCGGTCTGACTTTCAAGCTCGAAGGCGAGGCCAACGACTACGTGGGCAAGGGCCTGAGCGGGGCACGGCTGGCCATTTTCCCGCCCGCCGCCAGCACCTTCACGCCCGAAAACAACATCCTCATCGGCAACGTGGCGCTCTACGGGGCCACCTCGGGCGAGCTGTACGTGCGCGGCAAGGCGGGCGAGCGCTTCGCGGTGCGCAACTCGGGCGCGACGGCCGTGGTGGAGGGGGTAGGCGACCACGGCTGCGAGTACATGACCGGCGGCCGGGTGCTGGTGCTGGGCCGCACGGGCCGCAACTTTGCCGCCGGCATGAGCGGCGGCCTGGCCTGGGTCTATGACCCCGAAGGCCGGTTCCCCGTGAACTGCAACCCCGACATGGTAGCCCTCGAAGGGTTGACGGAAACGGACGAAGCCGAGATTCAGACGCTGCTTAAGCAACACGTGGAGCTGACGGGTAGCCACCTGGCTAATTTCCTGCTGGGCAACTGGGAGGAGGAAGCCGGGCGGTTCGTGAAGGTGTTTCCACTGGAATATAAGCGGGTGCTGGTGGGGAAAGTGGCTGCCGCCTAG
- a CDS encoding flavin monoamine oxidase family protein, which translates to MPDNLIPASTAAAPVIIVGAGLSGLVAAQALQAAGRPVLVLEARDRVGGRTLAVPALPASPEADWLDLGATWGWTHHPYLMQLLASLGLQPFAQPSAGATAYDTPQGVHRLAHPAGSAGYLRLAGGAAALCRALARQLPPASLRLESRVTHLHQLPGGAGIALTVEQGGQAYLLTAPAVVLALPPRLVAHSLAFEPALPAKVQQAARAVPTWMSHSMKGIAVYETPFWRAQGWSGYAVSQVGPLVEIHDASPAAGQPGALFGFFAAPHPLRAAPAAERQAAVLAQLARLFGPAARQPLAYHELDWTQEPFTSAPGDEYQPPSVPLQGPELLRQPLWHRTLVWAGAETSGSEWGRLDGAVESGQRAAAQVLSTAE; encoded by the coding sequence ATGCCTGATAATCTTATTCCTGCGTCAACAGCGGCTGCGCCGGTTATCATCGTGGGAGCGGGGCTTTCAGGCCTTGTGGCGGCGCAAGCGCTGCAAGCGGCTGGCCGGCCGGTGCTAGTGCTGGAGGCCCGCGACCGGGTAGGGGGCCGCACGCTGGCCGTGCCGGCCCTGCCCGCCAGCCCCGAGGCCGATTGGCTCGACCTGGGCGCTACCTGGGGCTGGACGCACCACCCCTACCTGATGCAGCTGTTGGCTAGCCTTGGCCTCCAGCCCTTTGCGCAGCCTAGCGCCGGGGCCACGGCCTACGATACCCCGCAGGGCGTGCACCGCCTGGCCCACCCGGCGGGCTCGGCCGGCTATCTGCGCCTGGCGGGCGGAGCGGCCGCGCTGTGCCGGGCGCTGGCCCGCCAGCTACCTCCCGCTAGCCTGCGCCTGGAGTCCCGCGTTACGCACCTGCACCAGCTGCCGGGCGGGGCCGGCATTGCCCTCACAGTAGAGCAGGGTGGCCAGGCGTACCTACTCACGGCCCCGGCCGTGGTGCTGGCGCTGCCGCCGCGCCTAGTGGCCCACAGCCTGGCTTTCGAGCCCGCGCTGCCCGCGAAGGTGCAGCAGGCAGCGCGCGCCGTGCCCACCTGGATGAGCCACTCCATGAAGGGGATAGCGGTGTACGAAACGCCCTTTTGGCGGGCGCAGGGCTGGTCGGGCTACGCCGTGAGCCAGGTGGGGCCGCTGGTCGAAATCCACGATGCCTCGCCGGCGGCTGGCCAGCCGGGGGCGCTGTTTGGATTTTTCGCGGCCCCGCACCCGTTGCGCGCCGCCCCGGCGGCCGAGCGGCAGGCGGCGGTGCTGGCCCAGCTGGCGCGGCTGTTTGGCCCCGCCGCCCGGCAGCCCCTGGCTTATCACGAGCTCGACTGGACCCAGGAGCCCTTCACCAGCGCCCCCGGCGACGAGTACCAACCGCCGAGCGTGCCGCTGCAAGGCCCCGAACTGCTGCGCCAGCCCCTCTGGCACCGCACCCTCGTGTGGGCCGGGGCCGAAACCTCTGGCAGCGAGTGGGGCCGGCTCGACGGGGCCGTGGAATCGGGCCAGCGGGCAGCCGCGCAGGTGCTGAGTACTGCTGAATGA
- a CDS encoding glutamate synthase subunit beta, with amino-acid sequence MGNITGFKEYPRTAPPKAAPTERVAHYQEFIGLYPEKELHQQAARCMNCGVPFCHSGCPLGNIIPEFNEAVYQQDWRAAYDILSATNNFPEFTGRICPAPCESACVLSIHSAPVAIEEIEKHIIEIAFEKGYVRPVAPVLKTGKTVAVVGSGPAGLAVAAQLTEAGHVVTIFERDPHAGGLMRYGVPDFKLEKWVIERRIKLLEEAGVTFRCNVEIGRDLPADKLRRTFDAVVLAGGASAPRELNLPGHELAGIHYAMEYLTQQNRRVSDTPVDSEHILADGLDVVVIGSGDTGSDCVGTANRQQAKSVAQFAMMHQPGEERPAHTPWPLYPTVFRTSSSHEEGCQRYWGVNTKAYLGDKHGQVRALLVSDVTWETDEMGRRVRFEEVPGSDREIPCQLVLLALGFTGPANAGLLGQLGVGLDERGNVHAPEITYHTNLPGVFVAGDMRRGQSLIVWAISEGREAARQVDIFLMGKTNLPSKNAVGMFK; translated from the coding sequence ATGGGCAACATCACCGGCTTCAAAGAATACCCGCGCACCGCGCCGCCTAAGGCGGCCCCGACCGAGCGCGTGGCCCACTACCAGGAATTTATCGGCCTCTACCCCGAGAAAGAGCTGCACCAGCAGGCGGCCCGCTGCATGAACTGCGGGGTGCCGTTTTGCCACTCGGGCTGCCCGCTGGGCAATATCATTCCCGAGTTCAACGAGGCGGTGTACCAGCAGGATTGGCGGGCGGCGTATGATATCTTGTCAGCCACCAATAATTTCCCCGAGTTTACGGGCCGCATCTGCCCCGCGCCCTGCGAGTCGGCCTGCGTGCTGAGCATCCACAGCGCGCCGGTGGCGATTGAGGAAATCGAGAAGCACATCATCGAGATTGCCTTCGAGAAGGGCTACGTGCGGCCCGTCGCGCCGGTGCTGAAAACCGGCAAAACGGTGGCCGTGGTCGGCAGCGGCCCGGCCGGGCTGGCGGTGGCGGCGCAGCTCACCGAGGCCGGCCACGTCGTGACCATCTTCGAGCGCGACCCGCACGCGGGCGGTCTTATGCGCTACGGCGTGCCCGATTTTAAGCTTGAAAAATGGGTGATTGAGCGCCGCATTAAGCTGCTCGAAGAGGCCGGCGTGACCTTCCGCTGCAACGTGGAAATCGGCCGCGACCTGCCGGCCGATAAGCTGCGCCGCACCTTCGACGCGGTGGTGCTGGCGGGCGGAGCCTCGGCCCCGCGCGAGCTAAATTTGCCTGGCCACGAGCTGGCTGGCATCCACTACGCGATGGAGTACCTGACGCAGCAAAACCGCCGCGTGAGCGATACGCCCGTGGACAGCGAGCACATCCTGGCCGATGGCCTCGACGTGGTAGTTATCGGCAGCGGCGACACGGGCTCCGACTGCGTAGGCACCGCCAATCGTCAGCAAGCCAAGTCGGTAGCGCAGTTCGCCATGATGCACCAGCCCGGCGAGGAGCGCCCCGCCCACACGCCGTGGCCGCTCTACCCCACCGTATTTCGCACCAGTAGCTCGCACGAGGAGGGCTGCCAGCGCTACTGGGGCGTGAACACCAAGGCCTACCTCGGCGACAAGCACGGCCAGGTGCGCGCCCTGCTCGTGAGCGACGTAACCTGGGAAACCGACGAAATGGGCCGCCGCGTTCGCTTCGAAGAAGTGCCCGGCTCCGACCGCGAAATCCCGTGCCAGTTGGTGTTGCTGGCCCTGGGCTTCACCGGCCCGGCCAACGCTGGCTTGCTCGGCCAGCTGGGGGTAGGGCTGGACGAGCGCGGCAACGTGCATGCCCCCGAAATCACCTACCACACCAACCTCCCCGGCGTGTTCGTGGCCGGCGACATGCGTCGCGGCCAGTCACTCATCGTCTGGGCCATCTCGGAGGGTAGAGAGGCCGCCCGGCAGGTCGATATATTTTTGATGGGTAAGACGAATTTGCCAAGCAAGAATGCGGTAGGGATGTTTAAGTGA